The nucleotide sequence TATATGATAAAATAAACGTGTCTCATTCGCGCAGTATATTGTTCATTCAGTGTGTTGGACAAGTAATATTGCTGAACAATCTATAATTGGGAGGATCGGCGCAGACAATGATTTAATTTATTCCTCACTTCAATTTAATTAGAGGTGCCACTAACCaccttatttattaatttattttgaaGTTGATAATACCATTATAGTTTACGCCATTATTTAGTGACATAAGTGTAGACCTCCACATAGTCGGCAAACGATAATATGTTGCAAGTACTGAATTGCTAAATTGTGTGAATCGATTtgtaatattttgagaaaatcttTGGCTAAATATACAAAAGTTTACAAAGTATTATTTTGAGAAAATTGTGGCTAGTTATCATTTTATGAAACGCACAATTGGTCATTGTCAGTAATTACAACATGCCATATTCAActtatatatctatctatatctatactatattaaaagcacgaaagtctttagcgaaatatcgttcgccttttttactcctttaaaatataattcacattagacaaaatagtcatttgattacctaatatttaggacctaaaaattcattgaaatttggttattaaatctttacttatttaaacTAGGTACCTAAATGTAGGACTTTAAAAGcaattaaaattttaccttaaataaataattaagaagTCAATTATTTGGATCATTAGTACAAATTTTGTAGCCGTTCTTTTCAAGTAATTTCTATATGGCAATTGAAAAATGAGTACTTTTTTAGAAGAAATTTGTTTACTTCATTTAGTACTTGCGACAAAGTATATTAATTTAATAGTAATTATGtggtaaataaaaattaaaaattactaaATATATTTTATCTTCTTCAATCAATCCAGactattataaaagtatgaagcTTAAACGCAAAATTAGTCGACTTTttaatcatataaaataaattttacattagataaaattaatatttaattaatatttaggacgctaaaattttaattattaaattttttcttaattGAACTATATAagaactcctaatatttaggaacgTAATCCCAATAATATTACCTATATAAGttgattaaattaattttcacAAGAATAGATAAGGAATTGTTATTTCACCtggaataacaataattaaggTGACATTAAAAGTCTTCCACTTCAATATACCAAGCGATGAAAACTTAAAGCAAAACTCGGGAGCTcacaattattttcaaattagCTAAAATTCTAAAGATTTAAGGTGAGTATTGTTAAAAATGTTAGCTATTTCaaactattcttttttttttaaaattgttaatAAAACACTCTCCAAAAGTGTTGTCATAAATTTCGTAATGTTTCATAGTATCGATAAATCTATCTAGCGGATAAatattgcatgtaattgcaaatAAATATCAAATTAGGGATATGTGACTAACAGATATACCCATCATTATTGACCTAAGGAAGTAacgatgtttatttttatgtataatatCTTTATCATGATAATGATTGAATCTatgtaatttttataaaatttgtatttattgATATAAAATACACGCGCAACACGCGTACTCTAagactagatatatatatatatatatatatatatatatatatatatatatatatatatatatatatatatcaaattaaGTATTAATTCTTATGTGTAAATTAGTCAAGTCCAGATTTTTTCGGTCATTCATAAATGCTTTAAGTTTGGATGCAGTAGCGGACAACATTTACTTTTGGATAAGTTTGTCAGTAGAGGACAACGTTCATAAATGCTTTAAGTTTGTGGCTTTAAGTTTGGATGAAGTAAAACGCATTATAATACAAAGTTTTAGTAAAATGTTGTATTATATTGCGTTTtacattaaaaaaataatttattaattaaaacgcagtattatactatATTTTTCTTTAACGGTTAACTTTCCGTTAAgctaaaatgcagtataatactgtGTTGTAGttagaaatataattttttttaactgtataaaggtattttgagtccaaaatatcattatttaggtTTCAGACTCCTTGAAACAAAGCATTCCAGTTGGTAGGGCGGTACCTATTACTTACAAacataaattttaaaagttttttctatcgagattgttacacaaatagccggtcagattcaatatttattttttctagtctgtacacatagattatacattaattataaatATATTGTACATGAATTTTATATACATTATACACCCGCCGACTTTTTTTAATTTAAGAGATTAAGTAAGCGGCTATTTAGGTTAACTCTTTAAAACCTTCTACTTTCTGACATAGGATTAGTGGAGACTATTTAAAATTCTAAGACTCTTTTTTGGAAGATAGAGCTAATAGAATAACGAGGTTGTGGGTGCATATTTTTCAAACAATTCACTATTCCAGAAGCAAGTCTATTATAGATACgtttcaaaaaatgaaaactcGTAGAGAAGAGTTGTAGTGTCTGATGTACTTGATCTTTTTTTAGTAAGATATTGTTATAATGGtttatttgtttattcatttCTTTAAATGAGATATTGCTTATAAAAAATTCTGCGTACGCCACTATTAGAAGGTCAGTGTGATGAccatttgggtcatcacttgttttaaagtaaattctgcgttccgagacctcaaaaacctctttcggcattacttcgatttgcgtgcccagtctgggcgcgtagccgaaaagctatTATGCGAAAATCTctaaaaaatgatgaattttgactttaaaatggatttaagttgacttcggtcaatattttgggtaaacggacccggacccataatttgacggtctcggaggatccgtaggaaaatatgggacttgggcgtatgcccggaatcgaattctgaggtcccaagcctgagaaatgaatttttaaagaaaattattttctggaatgatttatgagttttagaaatgaaatgtgtttaaaacttgatggtatcgggcctgtattttggttccggcgcccggtacaggtcttatatgtgatttaagataagtctgtgaaatttggtaaaaagcggacttgaaatgacgtgaatcagatcgtttttgagaaaattggaaaatttgatgttcttaagaaatttcatgattttgatgctagattcatagttgttgatgttattttagtgatttgaatgcacgagcgagtctgtatgatgtttttgggttggtgtgcatgtttggtttggagcctcgagggctcgggtgagttttggataggccatgggatggattttggacttggagaattgcaggttttcagctggTGTGAACAGGCATgcaggtttcgcatttgcgaagcctggctcgcaaatgcgaaggctgagTCGCAATTGCGAAACAGCCCAGGCCTGCCcttccttgcaaatgcgagatgttccttcgcaaatgcgaaactccCCAATCTGGGcctgttatcgcaaatgcgatagtgTGTTCGCAATtccgacctcgcaaatgcgagggtccctttgcaaatgcgaacttagcataaatctgggttcgcaattgcgaactctggtcgcaattgcgacatctgcaacctgcaattttataacttagccgaaaatctctcatttttcacactctttcaaaaccaaaacactcttgggcgatttttcaaagacaactcttcttccaaattgattgtaaatcaattttaactcgtttccttcaatcattaacatcttttcacatgatttcaactcaaaagcaatgattttcatggggaaaattgggtgttttgtgtAGAGTctagttttttcaaaaattggggatttggacctcgatttgaggtccgatttcaaaacaaattatatatttgggttcgtgggggaatgggtaatcgagttttggttcgaacctcgggttttgaccatgtgggcccgggggcgatttttgactttttgggtaaaactttagaaaactcattttcatgcattagaattgattcatttagcgtttattgatgtaattaagtaacttgtggctagatacgagtgaattggtggtggaatcaagaggtaaagcggtagtagagacttgaattgtgtttgtggcatcgaggtaagtgtttggtctaaccttagcttgagggattaggagtcgagtcctatttgctatttggtatttgtcgagtacgacgtatagatatggtgacgagtatctatacgttggtgtcaagcatgctcgtgaatcttatattatgattattatggcttcgttgtattattcatgctttgatgatgatttctattgttgggcaaagtttgtggaagtaattgtgacatttgaacattgaggagcattgactcaagttgtacaatgaaatgtgaaaatataagtggaaattgaaccttttagagcattggctcaaagttgtgaagtgagttgtgaagtaaaagtgaaaaagagaagagagtcattatattatctcccttgtcgggatattgttgcttttgatgttatctcccttgccgggatattgatgtttcttttgatgttgttcccttgccgggacttgattgttgaactattgttcccttgccgggattcttattgtaatttcatttatttccttgccctattgtttgtgattgttgtttgggtgaggaagagtgttaaagcacgaagggtgatgccgtgtattgttttggtgagagagtgttaaagcacgaagggtgatgtcatgtatgatttgtgaggaaagagtgtaaagcacgaagggtgatgttgtgccacacgatgtaccattccgtaccgattacattgattatatggtgaggactagagtaaaagcacgaagggtgatgccgtgcacattttcattacttgattgctttggtgaggacgagagtaaaagcacgaagggtgatgtcgtgcacaatttcattacttgattgctttggtgaggacgagagtaaaagcacgaagggtggtgctgtgcacttattgatttctgatcctttgttgatatctgagatatgttgtttctttcaattacctgttgtctttctattctaaattgatagttcccccACAGCATGTTACCCTTCcaatacttgactgtatattactgttcttttttttctgctgtatatagttaaattgcacaggtttatttggtagtctggtcctagcctcgtcactacttcgccaaggttaggctaggcacttaccagcacatggggtcggttgtgctgatactacactctgcactgtgtgcagatcccggagcagcagcttttggaccgtagattgggtggctgccttcagtccacgcggagatccaaggtagtcctacaggcgtccgcaggcccgggcGTCTCCCACTATCCTTTTACTCCTGTTTCATTTACTTAGTTCAGAAAcattgtatcttttatctttcagaccttgtatgtagtattcttagatcgtctgcgaaactgtgacaccagttctgggtagtcgaggctcaaacagttgtattagatataTATTTCAGATAGTTTACTGCAGTTCTTCCGCTTATGGTAATTTCCGCTATCTACacgttattgctttataattgttaaataatataaaattgaaaaaggtaatttgttcgaACAGTcgacttgcctagctcacattagtaggcgccatcacaactcccgagggtgagaaatccggatcgtgacagtgAGCATCCtcttcaaagaaaaatagaagtacAGAAAAATCTTTCTCTTCAAATAAGCAGATTGATCGAAGGACAGGTACTCATCAAAAAGGGATAACTACAATTCCCTTCTCAAATAAGAGAAATTGTAACTTGTATTTTAGTCCGAAAATTGATAAGGGCTATGCATatatttcaaaataaagtgacTTCTGCCGTCCACTTATTGATTTCAAATCACTTTTTTGTTGGTGTAGCCTTAGGTGGCTGTCAACCGGCGTTTCTTTTCTCTCGCAAAAGAAAAACTATTTGTAACAATTCGTTTGGCTGTATTTCCCtggaaaacttgaagttcaaaggcATATGCAATGAGAAACAATTGATGGGTCTCAATATTGCCAGCAAAAAATTCGCCAGAGCTCAAGCAAAACGCTAAGCATGTAACCCAATTTACCACTTTCAAGCCATAAATCTAGATTTGTAAACTATAAATGATAGGAAcatgataaaagaaaaatgacaTCAGAGAGATCTATATTCATTTATACCATACACTGGCACTATCTGATTGTTTGATACTGGTACAACCAATTGACATTATGGGTACTCTTTGCAGACCTGTGCATAATAGTTGTAAAACCCCTATACTTCACAGCTCAAACAAGGTTTCTACAATATGTTCTTTGTCCCAGTTACATTATACCGGCACAGACCAAGTAACCAGCAACTTTGTTCCTCGAAACTATAAGGGAACAACAGTTGTTCCTGAAAGTTTGGGACCATTACCGCTCTTCCAGTCACCTGAAGCCAGATGGAGCAGCCTGAGCACCTGGTCCGGCTTTCCTCATAGCTCTAGATTGGGCGAGTATCTCATCATAGTTCTGATAACAGAAATATTTGTGAGCAACATGAAATAAGAGTAGCAACATGGTAACTGGCAAATATTTGAAGTAAATTACCCTTTTCTCAAATGCATTGTCTCTTGAATCGATTATCTTGTCCGCAATGCCATAGTCAATGGCTTCTTGTGCCCGCAGATATTTAGGGCGTTGAATATCTTTCTCGATTTCTTCCTTTGGTTTTCCAATTCCTTTCGCTAATAGTTCAAGGTAATACTCAGTGTTTGCATCTAGTTCTTTGGCCTGCAGAGGCAAAATAGCAGAATACTTGAGTGACAAGTGACAGGTATAAACCTGGATATGAAGGTGTATACATTGCCAATATATGTGCACCCATGCGTGCAAAATATAAATGCAAACGAGTAATTTCATTAGTGTTTATAGCACACATAAACACATGGagttaactatatatatatatatatatatatagagtgagagagagagagagagagagagagagagagagagagaccttGATCCACATATCTATCACTGCTCCACTGGATTTGCTGACTTTAGGTAAATACAATTTTGCTGCAATCCAACAATAGAGAGTGaaaacccaaagaagtaatctgAAAACTAGACAAAATTTGGCAGGCATGAGAGCATGTGCAGGCCTTTCAATGATATAGATAGTTATCATGAGTCGGGGaaatatttttttctgcttctaaccTTAACCCCTCCCACCAACCACAACGTCCCCCCCAAAAAAtaggaaagcaaataaaggggGGTGGAGGAAATGAAGGAAGTAGCATAGAGGATTGATATATAACAGCAGGTTATTATGTTCCAAGTTTAGCAGCTTCTGTTCTACACTCAAAAATCCTTGATTTATCATATATCATTAGAATTTTTGAACCATTAGATTGGCTGTGAATATATAGCAGCACTTGTGTGATACTACAGTGTAGAAGCATTATAATAAACCATCCTCAGGCCATGGGTGTGTCAAGTAAAACAGTGATTCAACTCACCATACTGATAAATAGATACCCTTAAGCGACATCTGTGCATTCCTGTCCATTATTAGTACCCATATACGAACTAGAAACATAAAAGAAAATTGTTCTACAGTCGCCAGTGTTAGAATTAACATAACATAATTGAGTAAGAAAAGTTGAGCCTTACTAGATGAATTTGGCTGCATAGCACGGAACCCCTTCTTTCCCAGTGACAGAAGCATTGCTGCTTGACCATATGCCATGCCACAGTTCACTGTATAGATATCTGATTTGCAGTACTATTGACAGTTTAAAAACACAAGTGATAAGTTAGATGAATGAAGATCAAAGTCTTGGGTAACATACATACAGATAAGTTACATCAAATTGTTCACCCACTCCCTCCACCCCATATGTGCCTGTTTATGGATAAATACGGGTGGCTTTGTTCATAtcacattttttattttaaaactcaactaaggcAGGCAGTGCTAGCACAAACATTAAACTACATACATGACAAACATAAGTAACATAAAAGTCTAGTTATACTTACTGCCATTGTGTCAGCGATGGCATATGCCTCTGTTTCAGAACCAACAGTCTCCATCTTCTCATTCTGGGCAAAGTATGGCGAGAGAGAATCAGTATGGTACATTAACATAGTATAAACTGTATGCATGGTCAACAAATGGGACGACACCAGATTTCACATCCCAGTATTATACATTCTTGGTTGACTACTGCCCAGGAACACATCATTTATTGCATTTGGCCAGTGTCAGATAATTCTCTGGATTAGTCATATCAATGATCCCATTTTATGTTTGCAATTTGAAAGTTGGATAAATCATAATGAGAAAAACCAAATACATTATCCTTACTTTAGGAAGATTGTGCCATCATTTGCAGAGATATGATGCAGCAGAACAAACCTAGCAGTTTATAATCATTTGAAGCTTTCCCACCAGACTATTGGCaataacattttttttcttttgagataTAGACTATTTGCACCACATAATGCGTAGATGCATTTTTTTATGATGTTGGCGTCCAGGTCAGCCGTGCTAGTAATAACTTATTTATGTGTACATGAATACTTTATTTAAGCATGTACATTAGACAACACATAGGCAGGGGTAATGCTTTTCTTGAGGAATGCTTTTCAGTCTATCGAAAACAACATCTCTACCTCCACAAAGTAGGGATAAgttctgcgtacacattaccctccctagACTCCACAATATGGAaatacactgggtatgttgttgtttgttgttgtagCATCCATATCAAAAAATTTCCTAGATTAACTATTATGAACCATCCATCTGCGATGTTCATGAATGTATGCAAGTATGCAGATGGATGCAAACCTATTCAAGTCTATTACGCGTAATCCATTTGCAAATGCACGTGAGGGCTTTAGTCATACAGTACACAAATAAGACTCACAAATCTCTATGTGCAATCCCCACCTTGTACCATCCTAAAAGATCAATCATCCAACTCTTGCTATAACTGTGTCATTGATAACTCATAGTCTCCCCGAATTAAGCAACCAAAATGAAAGATGAGCTAGATGAATTATGCTAGCCTCCATATATTACCTCTTGTTCCAAAAATTAAATGTACTCGGAGAAAAAAATTTGGAGGAAAACTGTCATACCTGTGTGCCTGATGAGTTTATATATAGGTATATAGGCTTTGATGGATTGTCATAATCCAACCACATAAACTGAGCAACAAGAAGCTCTGTAACAGCTGGTACAATCTGTGGCAATCAAACGATAAACCAAGATGAGAATCAGGATAAGAACAGTGCAAATGTAAAATGCATGCAACCAGTTAAAGGGAGGCAAGATCCAGGAAAAGGTAAGTACAGGCATGCCCAGATAGACAATTCGAGCATCCAAAAGCAAAGATGGCAAATCAGGAGGCGCAGTTCGAGGTCTTCCAGATCCTCTTGCTCCTCCACGGTACATGCTGACACTCATACTGTATTTCGAGGGGCCCCGATCGTTCATGCCGGACATACTCCACATTCCACCATTGCTCAGATAGTTATTGGCTGAAGATATACTATCCTGTTAGATAAAAACATATTAAATGTCCTTTGTACAAAGACAG is from Nicotiana tabacum cultivar K326 chromosome 18, ASM71507v2, whole genome shotgun sequence and encodes:
- the LOC107766615 gene encoding ATP-dependent Clp protease proteolytic subunit-related protein 1, chloroplastic, with the protein product MASSLLLSPLSSSTVTENRELGSGKSTFISSPNFSFATSVHSCRPNGVRGYCYRSPVAKSLDHIPQKFRLENLKDGLLDNYKSAPQYLYGLSPSQMDMFMTEDNPVRRQSESVTEDSISSANNYLSNGGMWSMSGMNDRGPSKYSMSVSMYRGGARGSGRPRTAPPDLPSLLLDARIVYLGMPIVPAVTELLVAQFMWLDYDNPSKPIYLYINSSGTQNEKMETVGSETEAYAIADTMAYCKSDIYTVNCGMAYGQAAMLLSLGKKGFRAMQPNSSTKLYLPKVSKSSGAVIDMWIKAKELDANTEYYLELLAKGIGKPKEEIEKDIQRPKYLRAQEAIDYGIADKIIDSRDNAFEKRNYDEILAQSRAMRKAGPGAQAAPSGFR